A genomic region of Fusarium falciforme chromosome 4, complete sequence contains the following coding sequences:
- a CDS encoding Sterol 3-beta-glucosyltransferase, whose translation MAPQSDAAPVRASVGDDNVKKRVSRKLHKRRREDLSATIFPEPLQESDNSGDEDVVPTQGPPMFMNMNQSIFGLIAAAGSRVDFNDRFDGISSDDEESPEPKDREGRSEDISKTSVLKSPGKEKGHRRRKLSEHKLLRSLPALPRFHTKSKRHSSRLSAPAEVADESSDASQSGLSTPPTFAITRHDSHGRQAPVMTRMLEAKAEMSSRPSFDLDRLSSDVSRSSDGQEPQPLAKKLMEIFEFSEPEQVIEEYPCWLLQSVLLQGYMYITSKHICFYAYLPKKAHEAAKSGYLSKSGKRNPKYNRYWFRLKGDVLTYYSNSTDLYFPHGQIDLRYGISATIVDKDKEGLHFQVETHHRTYHFRADSAPSAKEWVKSLQRVIFRSHNDGDSVKISLPIENVIDIEDTQMIEFADTCKIRIIDNDETYAIDEYFFSFFSFGKEAINVLRILIEDASPANRSADKIVSSRDEREASQPPSARTSMAANRNSLHIDKLRTTKLPDTVKATLSPMSPSSPSQLSPRASMDAPRSSFDALKNFGRKSIDVSRPPIRDISPRTSFNGTRRSMSRRRREGTTTPKQALDSGDSFLQSSVEDPSISTLAPSSLEDPSASQILRGSEVFHNPTMRRSASASRNRVSPDKNLPRNSSSNAPRIRPIVHAATTGSMQEMQGEGESSQRPLTPTLQSITKMGAYPLQRANAFAEYLSRTSQRMGSLFATESMGYVEKVHGMWKGGHRHYDEPSGLRPDDDEEEEDGKIQNLMDRFRAHFALPESEKLLATYFGYIVRVLPLYGKFYISDRSFCFRSLVPGTRTKLILPLKDIENVHKEKGFRFGFYGLVVVIRGHEELFFEFRPPEIRDDCAVTMHQILETSRYLEKSGILEQEEQEDEDAAIAERDALKEARQDEFADHELELPHETSGVSNAPTILFDDPNASALAFKPQKSMKVTCLTIGSRGDVQPYIALCKGLLAEGHKPRIATHAEFQGWIESHGIEFARVEGDPAELMRLCIENGTFTWSFLREANSTFRGWLDDLLDSAFKACEGSELLIESPSAMAGIHIAEKLGIPYFRAFTMPWTRTRAYPHAFIMPEHKMGGAYNYMTYIMFDNIFWKATAYQVNRWRNNTLGLPNTSLEKMQPNKVPFLYNFSPSVVAPPLDFSDWIRVTGYWFLDEGGEWEPPQELQDFITKARADGKKLVYVGFGSIIVNDPAKMTQEVIDAVHKADVRCILSKGWSDRISSKEDPNKPRAPEPEMPPEIHVIKSAPHDWLFRQIDAAAHHGGSGTTGASLRAGIPTIIRPFFGDQFFFASRVEDLGVGVWVKKWGTNSFGRALWEVTRNERMIVKARVLGEQIRSEAGVENAIQCIYRDLEYAKSLIKRKAGKNEQQDSGEDDDTEESWTFVGRDEPDPDVVTKKLSEGLAGLGTGSERSLGSQVQSSVAT comes from the exons ATGGCCCCTCAGTCTGATGCGGCTCCTGTCCGCGCCAGCGTCGGTGACGACAATGTCAAGAAGCGCGTGAGCAGAAAGTTGCACAAGAGGCGGAGAGAGGACCTTTCAGCAACCATATTTCCCGAACCTCTACAAGAAAGCGACAACTCGGGCGACGAGGATGTCGTCCCGACTCAGGGACCACCCATGTTCATGAACATGAACCAGAGCATCTTTGGCTTGATTGCTGCTGCGGGTTCGCGCGTCGACTTTAACGATCGATTCGATGGTATTAgcagtgatgatgaggagagtCCGGAGCCCAAGGACCGTGAAGGACGGTCAGAAGACATTTCCAAGACCTCTGTGTTAAAGTCACCAGGCAAGGAGAAAGGCCACCGTAGGAGGAAACTTTCGGAGCACAAGTTATTACGCTCTCTTCCTGCATTGCCCAGATTCCACACAAAGTCTAAGCGCCACTCAAGTCGTCTTTCTGCTCCTGCTGAAGTAGCCGACGAATCCAGCGATGCCAGCCAGAGTGGTTTATCAACTCCTCCTACCTTTGCCATCACACGCCACGATAGCCACGGTCGACAAGCACCTGTAATGACACGGATGCTagaggccaaggcagagATGTCGAGCCGCCCTAGTTTTGACCTGGACCGGCTCTCTTCGGACGTGAGTCGGTCCAGCGATGGCCAGGAACCGCAGCCTCTGGCAAAGAAGTTGATGGAGATCTTCGAGTTCAGCGAGCCAGAGCAGGTTATTGAGG AATATCCTTGCTGGTTGCTACAGAGtgtccttctccaaggaTACATGTACATCACTTCGAAGCACATTTGCTTCTATGCCTATCTCCCCAAGAAAGCG CATGAGGCAGCCAAGTCGGGTTACCTCTCAAAGAGCGGCAAGCGAAATCCCAAGTATAACCGATACTGGTTCCGACTCAAGGGCGACGTCCTAACATACTATTCGAATTCGACGGATCTCTACTTTCCCCACGGCCAGATCGACCTTCGCTACGGCATCTCGGCAACCATCgtggacaaggacaaggaaggGCTTCACTTTCAGGTTGAGACTCACCATCGCACATACCACTTCAGAGCCGACAGTGCGCCCAGTGCAAAGGAATGGGTCAAGAGTCTCCAGCGTGTCATTTTCCGGAGCCACAATGACGGAGACAGTGTCAAGATTTCGCTGCCGATCGAGAACGTGATCGATATCGAGGACACTCAGATGATCGAGTTTGCAGATACTTGCAAGATCCGTATTATCGATAACGACGAGACTTACGCGATCGACGAG TActttttctccttcttcagcttTGGCAAGGAAGCCATCAATGTGCTTAGAATCCTCATTGAGGATGCCTCGCCAGCAAATCGCTCAGCGGACAAGATCGTGTCCAGCCGCGACGAGCGGGAAGCCTCGCAGCCTCCCTCAGCCAGAACGTCCATGGCGGCGAACAGGAACAGTTTACATATAGACAAACTACGGACTACCAAGCTGCCAGACACGGTCAAGGCGACCTTGTCACCAATGTCACCCAGTTCTCCGAGCCAACTGAGTCCCCGCGCAAGTATGGATGCGCCACGATCCAGCTTTGATGCGCTCAAGAATTTTGGACGGAAGAGTATCGACGTCAGTCGCCCTCCCATCCGAGACATCAGCCCTCGAACGAGTTTTAATGGAACGCGACGATCGATGAGCCGCAGGCGCCGAGAGGGTACCACGACTCCGAAGCAAGCGCTGGACTCTGGGGACTCGTTCCTTCAGTCGTCAGTGGAGGATCCGAGCATCTCTACTCTGGCCCCGTCTTCTCTCGAAGACCCATCTGCCAGTCAGATCCTGAGGGGAAGTGAAGTCTTTCACAACCCAACCATGCGACGGTCGGCTTCGGCCAGCAGGAATAGGGTGTCTCCTGACAAGAACTTGCCCCGTAATTCGAGCTCCAACGCGCCGCGCATCCGTCCTATTGTTCATGCCGCGACGACTGGCTCAATGCAGGAAATGCAAGGAGAGGGTGAGAGTTCTCAGCGCCCGCTCACCCCAACACTGCAGAGCATCACCAAGATGGGAGCATACCCGTTGCAGAGAGCAAATGCATTTGCCGAGTATCTCAGCAGGACGAGCCAGCGCATGGGTTCGTTGTTTGCGACTGAGTCAATGGGCTACGTCGAGAAGGTTCACGGGATGTGGAAGGGAGGCCACCGCCACTACGATGAGCCTTCTGGGCTTAGacccgacgacgatgaggaagaggaggatggcaAAATCCAGAACTTGATGGATCGATTCCGGGCGCATTTTGCCCTGCCAGAGTCGGAGAAGCTTCTTGCGACATACTTTGGCTACATCGTCCGAGTCTTGCCACTTTACGGAAAGTTCTACATCAGCGACCGCTCATTCTGCTTCCGGAGTCTGGTTCCGGGGACCAGGACCAAGCTCATCTTACCCTTGAAGGACATCGAGAATGTCCACAAGGAGAAGGGTTTCCGATTTGGCTTCTACGGTCTTGTGGTTGTCATTCGCGGCCATGAAGAGCTCTTCTTTGAGTTTCGGCCACCGGAGATTCGAGACGACTGCGCCGTTACCATGCACCAGATTCTCGAGACCAGCCGATATCTGGAAAAGTCGGGGATCCTTGaacaggaggagcaggaagatgaggacgcGGCCATTGCCGAACGCGATGCCTTGAAGGAGGCCCGACAGGACGAGTTTGCCGATCACGAGCTGGAGCTTCCTCATGAGACTTCTGGGGTCTCCAATGCTCCGACCATCCTCTTCGACGATCCCAACGCATCCGCCCTTGCCTTCAAGCCCCAGAAGTCGATGAAGGTCACATGTCTCACGATCGGTTCCAGAGGCGATGTCCAGCCCTACATCGCGCTGTGCAAGGGTCTCCTTGCCGAGGGCCACAAGCCCCGAATTGCCACACACGCCGAGTTCCAAGGTTGGATTGAGTCCCATGGCATCGAGTTCGCCCGAGTCGAAGGTGATCCTGCTGAGCTGATGCGCCTGTGCATCGAGAACGGAACCTTTACATGGTCATTCCTCCGCGAGGCAAACTCAACCTTCCGAGGATGGCTTGACGACCTTCTCGACTCGGCATTCAAGGCGTGCGAGGGATCGGAGCTTCTTATCGAATCTCCATCGGCGATGGCGGGCATTCATATCGCAGAGAAGCTCGGTATTCCGTACTTTAGAGCTTTCACAATGCCTTGGACTAGGACACGAGCATACCCTCATGCCTTTATCATGCCCGAACACAAGATGGGAGGAGCCTACAATTACATGACGTACATCATGTTTGACAACATCTTCTGGAAGGCCACCGCGTACCAGGTGAACCGATGGAGAAACAACACGCTAGGGCTTCCGAATACGAGCCTCGAAAAGATGCAGCCTAACAAGGTTCCTTTCTTGTATAACTTCAGCCCAAGCGTGGTCGCTCCGCCTCTGGACTTTTCAGATTGGATCAGAGTGACGGGCTACTGGTTCTTGGACGAGGGTGGCGAGTGGGAGCCGCCGCAAGAACTGCAGGACttcatcaccaaggccagGGCAGATGGGAAGAAGTTGGTCTATGTCGGGTTCGGATCTATTATTGTCAACGATCCTGCCAAGATGACGCAAGAGGTGATCGACGCCGTACACAAGGCCGACGTTCGATGCATCCTCTCCAAGGGCTGGTCCGACCGCATCTCTTCCAAGGAAGACCCAAACAAACCACGAGCTCCGGAGCCAGAGATGCCTCCGGAGATCCATGTCATCAAGTCAGCGCCGCATGACTGGCTGTTCCGGCAAATCGACGCTGCCGCACACCATGGCGGTTCAGGAACGACAGGTGCCAGCTTGCGGGCAGGTATCCCGACAATCATTCGACCATTCTTTGGAGATCAGTTCTTCTTTGCCAGCAGAGTTGAAGACCTGGGTGTTGGAGTTTGGGTCAAGAAATGGGGAACCAACAGCTTCGGTCGAGCACTGTGGGAAGTGACTCGAAACGAACGCATGATCGTCAAGGCACGTGTCCTTGGCGAGCAGATTCGAAGC GAGGCCGGCGTTGAGAACGCTATTCAGTGCATTTACCGTGACCTCGAGTACGCCAAGAGTCTGATCAAGCGCAAGGCGGGCAAGAATGAACAGCAGGATTCcggtgaagatgatgatacAGAAGAGAGCTGGACGTTTGTCGGAAGAGACGAACCTGATCCCGACGTCGTTACCAAGAAGTTGAGCGAGGGCTTGGCCGGTTTGGGTACCGGCAGTGAGCGATCACTTGGAAGCCAGGTGCAGAGCTCAGTTGCGACATGA
- a CDS encoding MFS domain-containing protein: MAASTEKKPFFGYRGGRLTFWITVACATDMTLFGYDQGVFSGVVVTKDFLELHNLVGPSKTNLLATVTAIYDIGCFVGALIAFTIGERLGRKKAIIMGTVIMSVGTLIKCTSYSLAQMFVGRIVLGIGNGINTATAPIWQTETAQAKWRGKLVILEMAMNIAGFSLVNWINYGLSFVEGSVAWRFPLAFQFVFIFILFGTVPWLPESPRWLIAHDRTDEAVKILACIEDKETTDAVVTAQLHEIQFSVDYEREHSVEWSDILLRRNRDQADTKTMRRLLLGAFTQFMQQFEGINIMSYYMPTVLINSVGLSESMARLLSACNSLSYLAFSSAAVLLVERWGRRGLMLLSTAGQLLSFLIITIMLRYAEGDGPNTESYASASIAFFFLFFISFGIGMLGVPWLYPTEINSLPMRTKGAALATGTNWMTNFIVVEITPIGIQNLGWRFWIVWTVTNAFFLPVIYFLYPETSNRKLEDLDAYFRENPSVIVINDKDAISSKRPLKYIQQEEEDIRREQRSIGEAVLEEKAL; encoded by the exons ATGGCGGCTTCGACAGAGAAGAAGCCCTTTTTTGGGTATAGAGGAGGACGGCTTACATTTTGGATCACG GTAGCTTGTGCTACGGATATGACCCTCTTTGGTTACGACCAGGGAGTTTTCA GCGGTGTCGTCGTGACAAAGGACTTTCTTGAACTTCATAACCTCGTCGGCCCATCCAAGACAAACCTCCTAGCCACAGTCACAGCCATCTACGATATCGGATGCTTCGTCGGTGCCTTGATCGCCTTTACCATCGGTGAACGTCTTGGCCGTAAaaaggccatcatcatgggaACCGTCATCATGTCTGTCGGTACACTCATCAAATGTACTTCGTATAGTCTTGCACAGATGTTTGTTGGACGTATTGTCCTTGG GATTGGAAATGGTATCAATACTGCTACGGCGCCTATCTGGCAAACCGAGACCGCTCAGGCTAAGTGGCGTGGAAAACTCGTTATTCTAGAAATGGCAATGAATATTGCTGGTTTCTCACTGGTAAACTGGATCAACTACGGCCTATCCTTTGTCGAAGGCTCCGTTGCCTGGCGTTTCCCTCTTGCGTTTCAGTTTGTCTTCATCTTTATCTTGTTTGGCACTGTCCCATGGTTGCCTGAATCTCCTCG TTGGCTCATTGCCCACGATCGTACCGATGAAGCCGTCAAAATCCTTGCTTGTATCGAAGACAAGGAAACCACCGACGCGGTTGTCACTGCTCAGCTTCACGAGATCCAGTTCAGCGTTGATTATGAACGTGAACACTCTGTTGAATGGAGCGACATTTTGTTGCGTCGAAACAGAGATCAAGCAGATACAAAAACTATgcggcgtcttcttcttggtgctTTTACGCAGTTTATGCAGCAGTTTGAAGGAATCAACATCAT GTCGTACTATATGCCCACTGTCCTTATCAACTCTGTCGGCCTATCTGAAAGCATGGCCCGACTCCTTTCCGCCTGTAACTCCCTCTCCTACCTCGCCTTCTCATCGGCTGCCGTCCTCCTCGTTGAACGATGGGGTAGAAGGGGACTTATGCTGCTCTCTACAGCCGGCCAACTGCTCtccttcctcatcatcaccatcatgctCCGCTACGCTGAAGGAGACGGTCCAAACACGGAATCCTACGCCTCAGCGTCAATTGcgttcttcttcctcttcttcatatCATTTGGAATTGGGATGCTGGGTGTTCCGTGGCTGTATCCTACCGAGATCAATTCTCTGCCTATGAGAACAAAGGGTGCTGCCCTGGCAACTGGAACAAACTG GATGACAAATTTCATCGTTGTCGAGATTACTCCTATTGGTATTCAGAACCTCGGCTGGCGATTCTGGATCGTCTGGACAGTTACAaacgccttcttcctccccgtTATCTACTTTCTGTACCCGGAAACTT CAAACCGCAAGCTCGAAGACTTGGACGCCTACTTCCGCGAGAACCCatccgtcatcgtcatcaacgACAAGGACGCCATCTCGTCCAAGAGACCCCTCAAGTACATCCagcaggaggaagaagacatCCGACGCGAGCAGAGAAGCATTGGAGAAGCTGTCTTGGAGGAAAAGGCGCTGTAA
- a CDS encoding MFS domain-containing protein, with protein sequence MAVELASVASAQLPIHEESGEDRESLVPALPPPDRGPAAWKFLFGIFTIEAVLWGFPLSYGVFQEYYSKQPEFEGDSNLAVIGTVSTSIYFLGAPIATPLVKRFQRWQRHMITAGWAGCVLSLVAASFMKSVNGLIVTQGVLYGTSFILLYFPLLIMLNEWFVQRRGVAYGVMSAGSGASGVGYPFLLEMLLSKYGYQTTLRAVAVAAFVLGGPILFMLKPRLPPSHHGALRILDFGFAKKPLFWVFAVSNLIQGFGYYIPALYLPTYASLIGISGTLGALILAAENLAIVISQLIFGFILDRTNNILLLIFISSFVSAAVSFTLWGFAHSFVTLLMFALLFGLFAGAFPVLWAKFGSVIAEDPAQIYSLMAFGKGIGNLATGPVTAKLLTRPVSSGYGIGKFEPVIIFLGSFMFCSSLAIFGWPLQRRAR encoded by the exons ATGGCTGTTGAACTCGCATCTGTGGCTTCTGCCCAACTTCCTATCCATGAGGAGAGTGGGGAGGATAGGGAGTCGCTCGTACCGGCTCTACCGCCGCCAGATCGAGGTCCCGCGGCCTGGAAGTTTCTCTTCGGCATCTTTACCATTGAGGCAGTTCTTTGGG GGTTCCCTCTCTCGTATGGTGTCTTCCAAGAGTATTATTCCAAGCAGCCCGAGTTTGAAGGCGACTCCAACCTTGCTGTCATTGGAACTGTGTCGACGAGTATATATTTCCTAGGGGCTCCCATCGCTACGCCTTTGGTCAAACGGTTTCAGCGCTGGCAACGCCACATGATTACCGccggctgggctggctgtgTCCTGTCTCTCGTCGCCGCCTCTTTCATGAAGAGCGTCAACGGCCTCATTGTCACCCAGGGTGTGCTATACGGGACAAGCTTTATCTTGCTTTACTTCCCGCTACTGATTATGCTCAATGAATGGTTCGTGCAGCGACGTGGAGTTGCGTACGGCGTCATGTCCGCAGGCAGTGGTGCTAGTGGAGTTGGATACCCGTTCCTCCTGGAGATGTTGCTGTCCAAGTACGGATATCAGACAACTCTTCGAGCGGTGGCCGTGGCAGCGTTTGTGTTGGGTGGTCCCATCTTATTCATGCTTAAGCCCCGGCTCCCGCCTTCACATCACGGAGCGCTGCGCATACTCGACTTTGGGTTTGCGAAGAAACCGCTGTTTTGGGTCTTTGCTGTATCCAACTTGATCCAGGGCTTCGGTTACTATATCCCGGCGCTGTACCTACCGACTTATGCGTCTCTCATCGGCATCTCAGGAACCTTGGGCGCTTTGATTCTCGCCGCTGAAAACTTGGCTATCGTCATCAGTCAACTCATCTTTGGCTTCATCCTAGACCGGACTAACAACAtactcctcctcatcttcatctcgtcgTTTGTATCCGCTGCTGTCTCTTTCACACTTTGGGGATTCGCTCACTCATTTGTGACGCTTCTCATGTTTGCCCTTCTCTTTGGTTTATTCGCTGGAGCTTTCCCTGTCCTCTGGGCTAAGTTTGGGTCAGTCATCGCGGAGGATCCGGCGCAGATCTATAGTCTGATGGCCTTTGGAAAGGGGATTGGAAACCTTGCGACAGGCCCTGTGACGGCTAAGCTGTTGACGCGGCCCGTTAGTTCTGGATATGGAATTGGCAAGTTTGAGCCTGTTATTATTTTCTTGGGGTCTTTCATGTTTTGCTCTTCCCTGGCTATCTTTGGCTGGCCGCTTCAGCGTCGTGCCAGATAA
- a CDS encoding Mtf2 domain-containing protein produces MSRNLLPFLYQTRTLQFACRRPVSLLVAQKAGIITKNKRSKRPDNSIPFEWDDAEQANSHITPEQEGTLTPTESEIFKSIFDEIAQGRLPKAKKRPESAEGQAELTSQRPAKETSGEEFSEGSLVDQARSAQSDPNFLKQFPASLQNAAQAALGKFKLAPARPRLRDLAELDRAEAKQMAVWAQYESIRETEKLRVETLMKACQTDVELWEVMEDEVFSLPGKLMIGSSDARKERKERKKQKMAAKRAGEETAVEETATKAEQPSMLKDGKRVMDIHGPLYPHYLSTGMKLLDTAFLKPSILALNIIPRVKDLGLSSYVLGVSTPLFAKLADIHWRRYGDATAALDALDEMQSVGLHPNEEVEKLVEEISSHLHSCTWGAQGPFVMAMMESPPYDASLTTRLERWERVIAKSRPRQLEME; encoded by the coding sequence ATGTCACGGAATTTACTCCCATTTTTATATCAGACCCGGACACTGCAATTTGCTTGCAGGCGTCCGGTGTCACTTCTCGTCGCCCAAAAAGCTGGCATTATCACCAAGAACAAGCGCAGCAAAAGACCCGACAACTCGATTCCCTTTGAGTGGGATGACGCAGAGCAAGCAAACAGTCACATCACCCCTGAACAAGAAGGAACCTTGACGCCAACCGAGTCTGAAATCTTCAAGAGCATCTTTGACGAAATTGCTCAAGGGCGGTTgccaaaggccaagaagcgaccTGAATCTGCCGAGGGACAGGCAGAGCTCACATCACAAAGGCCAGCCAAGGAGACTTCTGGAGAAGAATTTTCTGAAGGCTCGCTGGTCGATCAGGCCCGCAGCGCTCAGTCCGACCCCAACTTCTTGAAGCAATTCCCAGCGTCGCTGCAGAATGCGGCGCAGGCCGCCCTAGGCAAATTCAAGCTTGCACCTGCGCGCCCCAGGCTCCGCGACTTGGCCGAACTCGACAGGGCCGAAGCTAAGCAGATGGCCGTGTGGGCGCAATACGAAAGTATCAGGGAGACGGAGAAGCTGAGGGTTGAGACTCTGATGAAAGCTTGCCAGACGGATGTTGAGCTGTGGGAGGTCATGGAGGATGAGGTCTTTTCGCTGCCTGGAAAGTTGATGATTGGGTCGTCTGACGCGAGAAAGGAGAGAAAGGAGagaaagaagcagaagatgGCTGCCAAAAGAGCGGGCGAGGAGACGGCTGTCGAGGAAACGGCCACAAAGGCTGAACAGCCTTCGATGCTAAAAGATGGAAAGCGTGTCATGGACATCCATGGACCCCTCTACCCCCACTACCTCAGCACCGGCATGAAGCTGTTGGACACGGCATTCCTAAAGCCGTCCATCTTAGCCTTGAACATCATCCCGCGGGTCAAGGATCTCGGCCTTTCGTCCTACGTCCTCGGCGTTTCGACTCCGCTGTTTGCCAAGCTCGCAGACATTCACTGGAGGCGGTACGGCGACGCCACGGCTGCCTTGGACGCCCTGGATGAGATGCAGTCGGTTGGCCTTCACCCCAACGAGGAGGTGGAGAAGTTGGTTGAGGAGATTTCTAGCCATCTGCACAGCTGCACATGGGGTGCTCAGGGTCCTtttgtcatggccatgatggagtcGCCTCCTTACGACGCTTCTCTTACTACCCGGTTGGAACGTTGGGAACGTGTCATTGCCAAGTCTCGGCCGCGacagctggagatggagtgA
- a CDS encoding DNA damage-binding protein CMR1 — protein MPAQKDGAPMSKFELRRQQNKEANEKLLNAVSAVAKKVAPKPPPKKATPSRTRTRSTPVKTEPTRATRKSTRLAGLGADNDTLKRKFEFEAEVAAEQAKAKKLRVNGDLSLGDIAVEGKKWEAGAGGLKGIVRGAQPGVRTFTEDDVKETTDKGLKELRLRMSDLKLYEHWAPNDIKITPQRAYALGFHPTESKPIIFAGDKEGAMGVFDASQTSPEVDDDDEDVDIPDPVISAFKTHSRTITSFVFSQHEPNSVYSSSYDSSIRKLDLEKEQSVQVWAPEDANEELPISALDMADSEPYLLFFSTLDGGVGRYDIRTSDGAEIWNLSEQKIGGFSLHPLQPHLLATASLDRTLKIWDLRQITGKGDLRHPALLGEHESRLSVSHASWSAGGQIATSSYDDTIKIYNFADAGSWKRGHDIKSEAMEPAHKVPHNNQTGRWVTILKPQWQKRPHDGIQKFVIGNMNRFVDVFASDGSQLAQLGGDGISAVPAVAHFHPTLDWVAGATASGKLCFWR, from the exons ATGCCTGCCCAGAAAGATGGCGCGCCGATGAGCAAGTTCGAGCTCCGCCGACAGCAGAACAAGGAGGCGAACGAGAAACTGCTCAATGCCGTATCCGCCGTGGCGAAGAAGGTTGCGCCCAAGCCGCCCCCAAAGAAAGCGACGCCTTCCAGAACAAGAACACGCAGCACCCCTGTTAAGACAGAGCCTACCCGAGCCACTCGAAAGTCCACGCGCCTCGCCGGTCTTGGGGCAGACAACGACACTCTCAAGAGAAAATTCGAGTTCGAGGCCGAAGTTGCGGCCGAGCAAGCAAAGGCTAAGAAGCTGAGGGTTAATGGCGATCTTAGCCTTGGCGATATTGCAGTCGAGGGAAAGAAGTGGGAAGCTGGCGCGGGTGGTCTCAAGGGGATCGTTCGCGGCGCGCAACCCGGAGTGCGGACTTTCACAGAGGATGATGTCAAAGAGACCACGGATAAGGGCCTCAAGGAGTTGCGACTTCGAATGAGCGATCTCAAGTTGTACGAACATTGGGCGCCTAACG ATATCAAGATCACCCCCCAACGCGCATACGCCCTTGGATTCCATCCCACAGAATCGAAGCCTATCATATTTGCCGGCGACAAAGAAGGTGCCATGGGAGTGTTTGATGCCTCCCAAACTTCACCCgaagtcgacgacgatgacgaagatgtcGACATTCCCGACCCCGTGATTTCTGCGTTTAAGACACACAGTCGCACGATAACCTCCTTTGTGTTTTCGCAGCACGAACCAAACTCTGTATACTCGTCGTCATATGATTCATCAATTAGAAAACTCGACCTGGAGAAGGAGCAATCAGTCCAAGTCTGGGCTCCCGAGGATGCCAACGAAGAACTCCCCATATCCGCACTGGACATGGCAGACTCCGAACCCTATCTACTCTTCTTTTCCACGCTTGATGGAGGCGTTGGCCGCTACGATATCAGGACATCTGACGGCGCAGAAATCTGGAACTTGTCCGAGCAAAAGATTGGCGGCTTCTCCCTTCACCCGTTGCAGCCACACCTCCTGGCAACAGCTTCTCTCGATCGGACACTAAAGATCTGGGACTTGCGACAGATTACTGGAAAGGGTGATCTCAGGCACCCTGCGCTTCTGGGCGAGCATGAGTCACGCCTCTCGGTGTCGCATGCATCGTGGAGTGCTGGCGGACAAATCGCAACGTCGTCCTACGACGACACCATCAAGATCTACAACTTCGCAGACGCCGGGTCCTGGAAACGTGGGCACGACATCAAATCAGAGGCCATGGAACCCGCGCACAAGGTACCACACAACAACCAGACTGGCCGATGGGTGACCATCTTGAAGCCCCAGTGGCAGAAGCGACCCCATGATGGTATTCAGAAGTTTGTCATCGGGAACATGAACCGTTTTGTCGATGTCTTTGCCTCGGACGGCAGCCAACTCGCCCAGCTAGGCGGCGACGGCATTTCCGCTGTACCTGCAGTCGCACACTTCCATCCAACACTAGACTGGGTCGCCGGTGCAACAGCAAGCGGCAAGCTCTGTTTCTGGCGGTAA